A region from the Patescibacteria group bacterium genome encodes:
- the uvrA gene encoding excinuclease ABC subunit UvrA, producing MLKKTSSNKNKTAKVKGRSSRQKTNLVSLVRPADSIVIRGARVHNLKNISLSIPRDRLVVITGLSGSGKSSLAFDTIYAEGQRRYIESLSAYARQFLGMMDKPDVDQIEGLSPAISIDQKSTSHNPRSTVGTVTEVYDYLRLLFARVGQPHCPKCGREVSKQSIDQIIGRLNKLSNGTPIALLAPVIRDQKGEHKSIVANLKKSGYVRLRFDGDIISIEEAEDKQVEKQKKHTIEVVIDRLSISSDPEDLSRLADSLETALDLGDGVITVLNTETNEEMLFSQHFSCPKCHVDLPNIEPRSFSFNSPHGACPDCTGLGTKLEIDPDLVIPNRRLSLAQGAIRPWSRTSANQTWYYRILQAVAREHKFSLDVPVNKLNKDQLKIVLYGTGSRTYNVNAEAGQTGKVREFYTSFEGVIPNLERRYKETESDYIRSEIERYMRVWPCPTCQSKRLKQEILAVTINKNNISDLTSLSILKVSEFFEDLDKSKILSARDLKIAHQIIKEIRARLVFLTDVGLDYLTLDRPAATLSGGEAQRIRLATQIGSSLVGVIYILDEPSIGLHQRDNSKLIVTLKRLRDLGNTVIVVEHDYETMMAADQLIDIGPGAGKHGGEVVAQGTPEEVAKVKNSLTGRYLAGSLSIPLPTKYRSGNGKKITVKGATEFNLKNITVDIPLAKLVCITGVSGSGKSTLMTDILSKALAQHFYNAKDLPGRHKVITGLENVDKVITIDQSPIGRTPRSNPATYTGIFTYIRDLFSQLPEAKIRGYNPGRFSFNVKGGRCEACEGDGLVRIEMHFLPDVYVECEECHGQRYNQQALEVHYKGKNIANVLAMTAEEAMNFFSNIPTIYDKLKVLCDVGLGYIHLGQSATTLSGGEAQRIKLSTELSRRSTGRTLYILDEPTTGLHFDDVKRLLQVLNELVDRGNTVLIIEHNLDIMKSADWILDLGPEGGDQGGQLVAQGTPKEVAKVKNSYTGQWLKKVL from the coding sequence ATGTTAAAAAAAACTTCTAGCAACAAGAACAAGACAGCTAAAGTAAAAGGGCGGTCCAGTAGACAAAAAACAAATTTAGTTTCTTTGGTTAGACCGGCTGACAGTATAGTTATTCGCGGTGCTCGTGTTCACAATTTAAAGAACATTTCTTTGTCTATACCTCGGGACCGGTTAGTGGTTATAACCGGTTTATCTGGTTCTGGTAAATCTTCTTTGGCTTTTGATACTATTTACGCCGAGGGTCAACGACGTTACATTGAATCTTTGTCGGCTTATGCTAGGCAATTTTTGGGCATGATGGATAAACCCGATGTGGACCAGATAGAAGGTTTGTCGCCGGCTATTTCTATAGATCAAAAATCCACCTCTCATAATCCTCGCTCAACCGTTGGTACTGTTACCGAGGTTTATGATTATTTAAGATTGTTGTTCGCTCGAGTTGGTCAACCCCATTGTCCTAAATGCGGTCGGGAAGTTAGTAAGCAATCCATTGATCAAATTATTGGTCGTTTGAATAAATTATCCAACGGTACCCCAATTGCCTTATTGGCACCAGTTATTCGTGATCAAAAAGGTGAACATAAATCAATCGTTGCTAATTTAAAAAAATCCGGTTATGTTCGGCTTCGTTTTGATGGAGATATAATTTCTATAGAAGAAGCCGAGGATAAACAGGTGGAAAAGCAAAAAAAACATACCATTGAAGTGGTGATTGATCGATTATCTATTTCCAGTGATCCAGAAGATTTAAGTCGTTTGGCTGATTCTTTGGAAACCGCTTTAGATTTGGGGGATGGTGTTATTACGGTTTTAAATACGGAAACCAACGAAGAAATGTTGTTCAGTCAGCATTTTTCTTGTCCCAAGTGCCACGTTGATTTACCTAATATTGAACCAAGAAGTTTTTCTTTTAATTCACCCCATGGTGCTTGCCCCGATTGTACTGGTTTAGGTACGAAGTTAGAAATTGATCCGGATTTGGTTATACCCAACAGGCGTTTATCTTTAGCCCAAGGTGCTATTCGTCCCTGGTCTAGAACTTCGGCTAATCAAACTTGGTATTATCGAATTTTACAAGCAGTGGCTCGGGAGCATAAATTTTCTTTGGATGTACCCGTTAATAAATTAAACAAAGACCAATTAAAAATAGTTCTATACGGTACGGGTAGCCGAACTTATAATGTTAACGCTGAGGCTGGACAAACTGGTAAGGTTAGAGAATTTTATACCTCTTTTGAGGGTGTAATACCTAATTTGGAAAGACGCTATAAAGAAACTGAATCTGATTATATTCGTAGTGAAATTGAACGTTATATGCGAGTTTGGCCCTGCCCGACCTGTCAAAGCAAACGGTTAAAGCAGGAAATTTTGGCCGTGACGATTAACAAAAATAATATTTCAGATTTAACCTCCTTATCAATACTTAAAGTGAGTGAGTTTTTTGAGGACTTGGATAAGAGTAAAATTTTATCAGCTAGGGATTTAAAAATCGCTCATCAAATAATAAAAGAGATAAGGGCTCGTTTAGTTTTTTTAACCGATGTTGGTTTGGATTATTTAACATTGGATAGGCCGGCCGCGACTTTATCGGGTGGCGAGGCCCAACGTATTCGTTTGGCTACTCAAATTGGTTCTTCTTTGGTGGGAGTTATTTACATATTAGACGAGCCATCGATTGGTTTGCATCAACGCGATAATAGTAAGTTAATAGTTACTTTAAAAAGATTAAGGGATTTAGGTAATACCGTTATAGTGGTAGAACATGATTACGAAACAATGATGGCGGCCGATCAGCTTATTGATATTGGTCCAGGTGCTGGTAAGCATGGTGGGGAAGTAGTGGCTCAAGGTACACCAGAAGAAGTGGCCAAAGTAAAAAATTCTTTAACTGGTCGCTATTTAGCCGGTTCTTTAAGTATTCCTTTACCCACAAAATATCGTTCAGGTAATGGCAAAAAAATAACTGTTAAGGGGGCCACTGAATTTAATCTTAAAAATATCACAGTAGATATACCTTTAGCTAAATTAGTTTGTATTACAGGTGTTTCTGGTTCAGGTAAATCCACTTTAATGACTGATATTTTATCTAAAGCTTTGGCTCAACATTTTTATAATGCCAAAGATTTACCCGGCCGGCATAAAGTCATTACTGGTTTAGAAAACGTTGATAAGGTTATTACTATTGACCAATCACCCATTGGTCGTACACCCCGGTCTAATCCGGCTACTTATACTGGTATTTTTACTTATATTAGAGATTTATTTTCCCAATTACCCGAGGCCAAAATTCGCGGTTATAATCCCGGGCGTTTTTCTTTTAATGTTAAAGGTGGTCGCTGTGAAGCTTGCGAAGGGGATGGTTTGGTGCGTATAGAAATGCATTTTTTACCAGATGTTTATGTGGAGTGTGAAGAATGTCATGGCCAGCGTTATAACCAGCAGGCTTTGGAGGTTCATTATAAAGGCAAAAATATTGCCAATGTTTTAGCTATGACAGCTGAAGAGGCTATGAATTTTTTTAGCAATATTCCGACTATTTACGACAAGCTCAAAGTTTTGTGCGATGTTGGTTTGGGTTATATACATTTGGGCCAAAGCGCTACCACCTTGTCTGGTGGTGAGGCTCAGCGTATTAAATTATCTACCGAGTTATCCCGTCGTTCTACTGGTCGCACGCTTTATATTTTAGACGAGCCAACCACTGGACTTCATTTTGACGATGTTAAACGTTTGTTGCAGGTTTTGAACGAATTGGTGGATAGGGGTAATACAGTTTTGATTATAGAACATAATTTAGATATTATGAAATCAGCCGACTGGATTTTAGATTTAGGTCCAGAAGGTGGCGACCAAGGCGGTCAGTTAGTGGCCCAGGGTACACCTAAAGAAGTGGCTAAGGTTAAAAATAGTTATACTGGCCAGTGGCTTAAAAAAGTTTTATAA
- the groL gene encoding chaperonin GroEL (60 kDa chaperone family; promotes refolding of misfolded polypeptides especially under stressful conditions; forms two stacked rings of heptamers to form a barrel-shaped 14mer; ends can be capped by GroES; misfolded proteins enter the barrel where they are refolded when GroES binds), with product MAKQILFNEQARAALKRGVDKLANAVKVSLGPRGRNVILDKGFGSPIVTNDGVTIAKEIELEDKFENIGAQLLQEVASKTNDVAGDGTTTATVLAQALIHEGFKNLAAGANPQALRHGIEKGVLAVVADLKKQSKLVNSKEEIAQVAAISANDKEVGKVIAEAMDQVGKDGVITVEESQGLTIEKEVVEGMQLDKGYVSPYMVTNADRMEAVYEDPYILVTDKKIAAVQEILPLLEKIAQTGKKELVIIAEEVEGEALATFVVNNLRKTFNTLAIKAPGFGDRRKEQLQDIAALTGATLVSEEVGLKFDAVGLEVLGGARKVIATKEHTTIVDGKGDQAKIKDRISQIKKEIELSDSDFDKEKLQERLAKLSGGVAVIKVGAATETEMKERKYKVEDALNATKAAVEEGIVVGGGVALLRAAESLLKLEVSVEEKVGLNILLKALAEPLKQIAENAGKDGAVVVDNVQKNKGNYGYNGATDSYEDLVKAGVVDPAKVTRSAVQNAASIAIMFLTTEAVVTDLPEKKDDKAGSGMPPGMDMGY from the coding sequence ATGGCTAAACAAATTCTTTTTAACGAGCAAGCCCGCGCTGCTTTGAAGCGGGGTGTAGATAAATTAGCTAACGCTGTTAAAGTTTCTTTGGGTCCCAGAGGACGTAATGTTATTTTGGATAAAGGTTTTGGTTCACCAATTGTTACTAATGACGGTGTAACCATTGCTAAAGAGATTGAACTGGAAGATAAGTTTGAGAATATCGGTGCCCAATTATTACAAGAAGTGGCTTCTAAAACTAATGATGTGGCTGGCGATGGTACCACCACGGCTACGGTTTTAGCTCAGGCTTTAATTCACGAGGGTTTTAAAAATTTGGCCGCCGGCGCTAACCCGCAGGCTTTACGCCATGGTATAGAAAAAGGTGTTTTGGCTGTGGTAGCGGATTTAAAAAAGCAATCTAAACTAGTTAATAGTAAAGAAGAAATTGCCCAAGTGGCGGCTATTTCGGCTAACGATAAAGAAGTTGGTAAGGTAATTGCTGAAGCTATGGATCAGGTTGGTAAAGATGGTGTTATTACTGTGGAAGAATCCCAGGGCTTAACTATTGAAAAGGAAGTGGTGGAAGGTATGCAGTTGGATAAAGGTTACGTCTCGCCTTATATGGTTACCAATGCCGATCGTATGGAAGCGGTTTATGAAGATCCTTATATTCTAGTGACAGATAAAAAAATCGCTGCCGTGCAGGAAATTTTGCCATTGTTAGAAAAAATTGCTCAAACCGGTAAAAAAGAATTGGTAATTATTGCTGAAGAGGTAGAAGGCGAGGCTTTGGCTACTTTTGTAGTAAATAATTTGCGTAAGACTTTTAATACTTTAGCCATTAAAGCGCCAGGTTTTGGCGATAGGCGTAAAGAACAATTGCAGGATATAGCTGCTTTAACTGGCGCTACTTTAGTCAGTGAAGAAGTTGGTTTAAAGTTTGATGCGGTGGGTTTGGAAGTTTTGGGTGGCGCCCGTAAAGTTATTGCCACTAAAGAACATACGACGATTGTGGATGGCAAGGGCGACCAAGCCAAAATAAAAGACAGAATCAGCCAGATTAAAAAAGAAATTGAACTAAGCGATTCAGATTTTGATAAAGAAAAACTACAAGAAAGATTAGCCAAGTTATCCGGTGGTGTAGCGGTTATTAAAGTGGGGGCGGCTACAGAAACGGAAATGAAAGAAAGAAAGTATAAGGTAGAAGATGCTTTGAATGCTACCAAGGCGGCCGTAGAGGAAGGTATTGTAGTGGGCGGTGGTGTAGCTTTGTTACGAGCGGCTGAATCTTTGTTAAAGTTGGAAGTTTCGGTTGAAGAAAAAGTCGGGCTTAATATTTTACTTAAGGCCTTGGCTGAACCTTTAAAGCAGATTGCTGAAAATGCCGGTAAGGACGGCGCTGTGGTGGTAGATAATGTCCAAAAGAATAAAGGTAATTATGGTTATAATGGAGCAACTGATAGTTATGAAGATTTAGTTAAGGCTGGCGTGGTAGATCCAGCTAAGGTAACCAGATCGGCTGTTCAAAATGCCGCTTCTATAGCTATTATGTTCTTAACTACTGAAGCAGTTGTAACAGATTTGCCAGAAAAAAAGGATGATAAGGCCGGCTCTGGTATGCCGCCAGGTATGGATATGGGCTATTAA
- the uvrC gene encoding excinuclease ABC subunit UvrC, giving the protein MKQSLLRQINTLPKKPGVYIFYSSQNKPLYVGKAKNLQTRVRSYFQSQTNLSPAKKIMVEQIIKIRISPVKNELEALLLEANLIKQHQPAYNVVLKDDKSWLYLAINYKEKLPTVSLTRQTNQPGIKYFGPYPSAGSIKNTLNLLKKMLGLKTCTNPPDKPCFAAKLNRCLGHDDSPSGKKFYLEQLKKLEAILKGQTNNLIKNTQQNMLKAGQQQQYEKAGKLRNQLIALEKISQKQNIVSGRPENLEIINLAQNQNQIAVCLLPVRQGILLDAKNFLISSQAQLTSAELLEGFLNQYLKPGNDFAKQIITPVQLENNYPEIRLIVPQKGYKKQLLKQAADTAENYLKQNLVSWQKKNEQAQLGLQQLQRILNLKKIPLRIEGYDISNLQGKQAVGAMTVLQNGLPEPKLYRRFTIENINRPNDYAMLAQVLARRLSRNKNWPRPDLIMLDGGAGQLSAVKKILLAQKINIPLIALAKQNEELYLPNHKKPLNLPLDNPGLKLLINLRDEAHRFGLNLHRQQRSKAQIISQWDELPNIGPKLKKKLKQSFASVMEIKQSDISLLIKIIGQNRAKKLKTYLEDNY; this is encoded by the coding sequence ATGAAGCAAAGCTTACTTAGACAAATTAATACTCTACCAAAAAAACCGGGTGTTTATATTTTTTATAGTTCTCAAAATAAACCCCTATATGTTGGCAAAGCTAAAAACTTACAAACTCGAGTACGTTCCTATTTTCAATCACAAACAAACCTAAGCCCAGCCAAAAAAATTATGGTAGAACAAATAATTAAAATAAGAATTTCTCCAGTTAAAAATGAACTAGAGGCCCTGCTGCTGGAAGCTAATCTTATTAAACAACACCAACCAGCTTATAATGTAGTTCTAAAAGACGATAAAAGCTGGCTTTACTTAGCCATAAACTATAAAGAAAAATTACCCACTGTATCCTTAACCAGACAAACCAATCAGCCGGGCATAAAATATTTTGGTCCTTATCCATCAGCTGGTTCCATTAAAAACACTCTTAATCTGCTTAAAAAAATGCTTGGCCTTAAAACTTGCACTAATCCACCAGATAAACCCTGTTTTGCTGCCAAACTAAACCGTTGTCTGGGGCATGATGATTCGCCAAGCGGAAAAAAATTCTATCTAGAACAATTAAAAAAGCTAGAAGCAATCCTAAAAGGGCAGACTAATAATTTAATAAAAAATACCCAACAAAATATGCTTAAAGCCGGCCAACAGCAACAATATGAAAAAGCCGGCAAGCTTAGAAATCAACTTATCGCTTTAGAAAAAATAAGCCAAAAGCAAAATATTGTTTCCGGGCGACCAGAAAATTTAGAAATCATCAACCTAGCCCAGAACCAAAACCAAATAGCTGTTTGTTTATTGCCTGTTCGCCAAGGTATTTTGCTAGATGCTAAAAACTTTTTAATTTCCAGCCAAGCTCAACTAACTAGCGCCGAATTACTAGAGGGATTTTTAAATCAATACCTTAAACCTGGTAATGATTTTGCCAAACAAATAATAACACCTGTCCAGCTAGAAAATAATTATCCAGAAATCCGTTTAATTGTTCCACAAAAAGGTTACAAAAAACAATTACTAAAACAAGCGGCCGATACAGCCGAAAACTATCTTAAACAAAATCTAGTAAGTTGGCAGAAAAAAAATGAACAAGCCCAACTAGGTCTACAACAATTACAAAGAATTCTTAATTTAAAAAAAATACCCCTAAGGATTGAAGGTTATGATATTTCTAACCTACAAGGCAAGCAAGCGGTTGGCGCCATGACTGTTTTACAAAACGGCTTACCCGAACCTAAGTTATACCGTAGATTCACTATTGAAAACATAAACAGACCAAACGACTACGCCATGCTAGCCCAGGTTTTAGCTAGGCGCCTAAGCCGTAATAAAAATTGGCCCCGGCCGGATTTAATAATGCTAGATGGTGGAGCCGGACAATTATCGGCCGTGAAAAAAATACTATTAGCCCAAAAAATTAATATACCCTTAATCGCTTTAGCCAAACAAAACGAAGAGCTGTATCTACCTAATCATAAAAAACCCTTAAACTTGCCCCTAGATAATCCTGGTTTAAAATTATTAATTAATCTACGTGACGAAGCTCATCGTTTTGGTTTAAATTTACACAGACAACAGCGCTCCAAAGCGCAAATAATTTCCCAATGGGACGAACTACCTAATATTGGACCTAAATTAAAAAAGAAATTAAAACAATCTTTTGCTTCAGTGATGGAAATTAAACAATCTGATATAAGCCTCTTAATAAAAATTATTGGACAAAACAGGGCCAAAAAACTAAAAACCTATTTAGAAGATAATTATTAA
- a CDS encoding UvrD-helicase domain-containing protein: MNQPNYLKDLNKEQLAAVTSPLGPTLVLAGAGSGKTRTIIHRLAYLIDSLSVKPEQIIAVTFTNKAAQEMKVRTADLLSKTVLGKGLLIGTFHSISARFLRRHASLLDYSNKFSIYDQADQLSLIRSILKDLSWSPRQVSPGAVLANISRAKADLITPIDYQEVKVNDQFSKMVSQVYVLYQTALKKNQAMDFDDLLSQQVYLWQNHPALLKKYQTTWPYILVDEYQDTNRAQYVWTKLLAGNQANLYAVGDDWQSIYSWRGADFGNILRFQKDYPTAKTYKLEQNYRSSQSIISLSNSVMVKAENKSDKKLWTKNNLGRPVQIVELYDESVEADWVTGEIIGLSNQQESLKEKNNQVELTYLSGDSDDSLSKVSQGWRYYGTGQELSGLAILYRTNAQSRALEEACLKKGLPYHLVGGVRFYERREVKDILSYLRLLLNPWDSASWQRAILSPSRGLGLATIDKVVVTAQDKKISLLDKSLLEQLNLPTSKKQLVVEFMDLYQRWLNILPGISVEKLIDEVTVRSGLKKQLLDGTSEGEARFENIEELKTVATERAPGQGMEALEKFLTDVALWQDQDKLTASQGGLTLMTLHSAKGLEFDTVFLTGLEEGLFPHSSSFNDPKELEEERRLCYVGLTRARKMVYCTYTTNRRLFGSVMVGLPSRFLNDFPKELVEFNLPSPF; this comes from the coding sequence ATGAATCAACCTAATTATTTAAAAGATTTAAATAAAGAACAATTAGCGGCTGTAACTTCTCCCTTAGGACCGACTTTGGTTTTGGCTGGAGCTGGTAGTGGTAAAACCAGAACTATAATTCATCGTTTAGCTTATTTAATAGATAGTTTATCGGTTAAACCCGAACAAATTATTGCCGTGACTTTTACCAATAAGGCGGCTCAAGAGATGAAAGTTAGAACGGCAGACTTATTATCAAAAACAGTTTTAGGTAAGGGTTTATTAATTGGCACTTTTCATTCAATTAGTGCTCGTTTTTTGCGTCGCCATGCTTCTTTATTAGATTATAGTAATAAATTTTCTATTTATGATCAAGCCGATCAATTAAGTTTGATTAGGTCTATTTTAAAAGATTTATCTTGGTCACCGCGCCAGGTTTCACCCGGGGCGGTCTTGGCCAATATTTCACGAGCCAAGGCAGATTTAATTACTCCGATTGACTATCAAGAAGTTAAAGTTAATGATCAATTTTCTAAAATGGTATCTCAAGTTTATGTTTTATATCAAACCGCTCTAAAAAAAAATCAGGCCATGGATTTTGATGACCTGTTAAGCCAGCAGGTTTATTTGTGGCAAAACCACCCGGCTTTACTTAAAAAATATCAAACAACTTGGCCTTATATTTTAGTTGATGAATATCAGGATACTAATCGGGCCCAATATGTTTGGACTAAGTTATTAGCCGGCAATCAAGCCAATCTTTATGCTGTGGGTGACGATTGGCAGTCCATTTATTCTTGGCGGGGAGCTGATTTTGGAAATATTTTACGTTTTCAAAAAGATTATCCAACCGCTAAAACTTACAAATTGGAACAAAATTATCGTTCTAGCCAATCCATAATTTCTTTATCTAACTCAGTTATGGTTAAAGCTGAAAATAAAAGTGATAAAAAGTTATGGACAAAAAATAATTTAGGTCGTCCAGTACAAATTGTGGAGTTATATGATGAATCGGTGGAGGCTGATTGGGTAACCGGTGAAATAATAGGCCTAAGTAATCAGCAGGAATCTTTAAAAGAAAAAAATAATCAAGTGGAGCTTACTTATCTTAGTGGTGATTCAGATGATAGTTTATCTAAAGTAAGTCAGGGTTGGCGTTATTACGGTACAGGTCAAGAACTTAGCGGTTTGGCTATTTTATATAGGACTAATGCTCAAAGTCGGGCTTTAGAAGAAGCTTGTCTTAAAAAAGGGTTACCTTATCATTTGGTGGGTGGTGTAAGATTTTATGAACGGCGTGAAGTTAAAGATATTTTGTCTTACCTTAGATTGTTACTTAACCCTTGGGATAGTGCTAGTTGGCAAAGAGCTATTTTGTCTCCTAGTCGAGGGTTAGGCTTGGCCACAATAGATAAAGTAGTGGTCACAGCTCAAGATAAAAAAATATCTTTGTTAGATAAGTCACTTTTGGAACAATTAAATTTACCAACCAGTAAAAAGCAGTTAGTGGTAGAATTTATGGATTTATATCAGCGTTGGTTAAATATTTTACCAGGTATTTCAGTAGAGAAATTAATAGACGAAGTGACGGTTAGGAGTGGTTTAAAAAAACAATTATTGGATGGTACTAGCGAAGGGGAGGCTCGTTTTGAAAACATTGAAGAATTAAAAACCGTGGCTACTGAGAGAGCTCCTGGGCAAGGGATGGAGGCTTTAGAAAAATTTTTAACTGATGTGGCTTTGTGGCAAGATCAAGATAAACTTACAGCTAGTCAGGGTGGGTTAACTTTAATGACTCTACATAGCGCTAAGGGGTTGGAGTTTGATACGGTATTTTTGACTGGTTTGGAAGAGGGTTTGTTTCCTCATTCTTCCAGTTTTAACGATCCCAAGGAATTAGAAGAAGAAAGAAGGTTGTGTTATGTGGGTTTAACTCGGGCGCGTAAAATGGTTTATTGCACTTATACCACTAATCGACGTTTGTTCGGTTCAGTAATGGTGGGGCTGCCTTCCAGATTTTTAAATGATTTCCCTAAAGAGTTGGTGGAGTTTAACTTACCGTCACCTTTTTAA
- a CDS encoding co-chaperone GroES — MKLQPLGDHLVVKITKEDKTTKSGIILPDTVDKEKQETGEVIAVGPGKLLDNGSRSPMEVKVGDKILFKKYALDEFKIEEEEFGTLQLSDVIAIVE, encoded by the coding sequence ATGAAATTACAGCCTTTAGGCGACCATTTGGTCGTTAAAATTACCAAGGAGGACAAAACCACTAAATCGGGTATTATTTTGCCAGATACGGTTGATAAAGAAAAACAAGAAACCGGTGAGGTTATAGCTGTGGGGCCGGGTAAATTATTGGACAACGGTAGTCGTTCTCCTATGGAGGTTAAAGTCGGTGATAAAATTTTATTTAAAAAGTACGCCTTGGATGAATTTAAAATAGAGGAAGAAGAGTTTGGTACTTTGCAATTATCCGACGTAATTGCCATTGTTGAATAA
- a CDS encoding O-antigen ligase family protein yields MGLTFIKIKEYLFYSLVFLLPWQTRWIVRDAFIKDEVWEYGRLSLYAWDILLVFLFLLVIPEAVKIIKNFWHNFKFKNTQLPQPATAVNFVSKSRELIFVSYLSLLLLSFFTIIWAPDKLLAAIWSIRFLEIGLLWLLVLIIKTNLIKFGLSFIGAGFIQALWAIGQFAWQGTFASKWLGVADHPLFQPGSSVILATSGRWLRAYAGQVHPNVLGGLLVIGLLFTVYLLIDCFYKKEYSQCRVWLLMVYVVQLAGLFFTFSRGAWLALFITLFVWWWFKKDNRLSLTKFSVVAIVSFIILGLAAWPPVSGRLLGGSRLEQQSVEERVGSVEESRTMLVDYWWQGVGLGNYTKKLQIYQPTLKAYKYQPVHNLWLLILTEIGTVGLILFLFIWYLFWRFSSSFFSKLLFLPIIITGLVDHYWWTIPSMFLLGWLIISLNFIEE; encoded by the coding sequence ATGGGATTAACTTTTATTAAAATAAAGGAATATTTGTTTTATAGTTTAGTTTTTTTACTGCCTTGGCAAACCAGATGGATTGTTCGGGACGCTTTTATTAAAGATGAGGTTTGGGAATACGGTCGATTAAGTCTTTATGCTTGGGATATTTTATTAGTATTTTTGTTTTTATTAGTTATTCCCGAAGCTGTAAAAATTATTAAAAATTTTTGGCATAATTTTAAATTTAAAAATACCCAATTACCACAACCAGCTACAGCAGTTAATTTTGTTAGTAAGTCTCGGGAGCTTATTTTTGTTAGTTATTTAAGTTTATTGTTACTATCTTTTTTTACTATTATTTGGGCGCCAGATAAATTATTAGCTGCGATTTGGTCAATTAGGTTTTTGGAAATAGGTTTATTATGGTTGCTTGTTTTAATTATTAAAACAAACTTAATAAAATTTGGCCTAAGTTTTATAGGGGCTGGTTTTATTCAAGCGCTGTGGGCGATTGGCCAGTTTGCCTGGCAGGGCACCTTTGCCAGTAAATGGTTAGGTGTGGCCGACCATCCTTTGTTTCAACCGGGCAGTTCAGTAATCTTGGCTACTAGCGGCCGGTGGCTTAGGGCTTATGCCGGGCAAGTGCATCCTAATGTTTTAGGTGGTTTGTTGGTAATAGGCCTATTGTTTACAGTTTATTTGTTAATTGATTGTTTTTATAAAAAAGAATACAGCCAGTGCCGGGTTTGGTTGTTAATGGTTTATGTTGTTCAGTTGGCCGGGTTATTTTTTACTTTTTCTCGGGGTGCTTGGTTGGCTTTGTTTATAACTTTGTTTGTTTGGTGGTGGTTTAAAAAAGATAATCGATTAAGCCTAACTAAATTTAGTGTAGTAGCTATTGTAAGTTTTATTATTTTAGGTTTGGCGGCTTGGCCGCCGGTTAGCGGACGCCTATTAGGTGGCAGCCGTTTGGAACAGCAATCAGTAGAAGAACGGGTTGGGAGTGTTGAGGAAAGCCGCACTATGTTGGTGGATTATTGGTGGCAAGGTGTTGGTTTGGGTAACTACACTAAAAAATTACAAATTTATCAACCAACTTTGAAAGCTTATAAATATCAACCGGTTCATAATTTATGGTTGTTAATTTTAACAGAAATAGGCACTGTTGGTTTGATATTATTTTTATTTATCTGGTATTTATTTTGGCGGTTTAGCTCATCATTTTTTAGTAAATTGTTATTTTTACCCATTATTATAACTGGTTTAGTCGACCATTATTGGTGGACTATACCATCCATGTTTTTATTAGGCTGGCTTATTATTAGTTTGAATTTTATAGAAGAGTAG
- the secG gene encoding preprotein translocase subunit SecG: MNSYYLQIAQLVISLLLIVAVLLQNRGAGLGGVFGGEGNVYRTKRGVEKGLFYATIVLATIFFILAVWSLLNS, translated from the coding sequence ATGAATTCTTATTACTTACAAATCGCTCAATTAGTAATTTCATTACTGCTGATTGTGGCTGTGCTTTTACAAAATCGCGGTGCTGGACTGGGCGGAGTCTTTGGTGGTGAAGGCAATGTTTACCGAACTAAAAGAGGTGTAGAAAAAGGATTATTCTACGCTACCATTGTCTTAGCGACTATTTTCTTTATTCTGGCTGTTTGGTCATTACTTAATTCATAA